In the genome of Ciona intestinalis unplaced genomic scaffold, KH HT000217.1, whole genome shotgun sequence, one region contains:
- the LOC113475316 gene encoding uncharacterized protein LOC113475316 has protein sequence MQAAGIQQRVDSRVIDKVGELIDDRVCSIMEIQRHLRIFVVQELFKNTLPPASSKRRFFPTKKDINNHYYNSYTKRKMSKIDQANVQLLVDEWCHKLPEDEEMKNILFRPYIASIRSKQLIKDIDGDDITAVNAKQTLPFVYQTAWQSRLLLRYGQDICLLDATYKTSKYALPLFFLCVKTNVNYQVVACFVLQNECQSDIQEALVILKSWTPGWNPMFFMTDKCEAEINAVESSFQEMGFTLPIGKDACANWYEQWG, from the exons ATGCAGGCTGCAGGCATCCAACAACGAGTGGATAGCAGAGTGATTGACAAAGTCGGAGAACTAATCGATGACCGTGTTTGCTCCATTATGGAAATACAACGTCATTtaagaatatttgttgttcAAGAACTTTTCAAGAATACATTGCCTCCAGCATCAAGTAAAAGAAGATTTTTTCCAACAAAAAAAGACATTAACAATCATTATTATAATTCATACACAAAACGAAAAATGTCGAAAATTGACCAAGCAAATGTGCAATTACTGGTAGATGAGTGGTGCCACAAGTTACCTGAAGATGAAGAGATGAAGAACATTCTCTTCAGACCCTATATTGCCAGTATTCGTTCCAAACAATTAATTAAAGACATTGATGGGGATGATATCACTGCAGTGAATGCCAAACAAACATTACCGTTTGTATACCAGACAGCTTGGCAAAGTAGACTCCTACTACGTTATGGTCAGGATATCTGCCTCCTGGATGCAACTTATAAGACATCAAAGTATGCACTGCCACTGTTCTTTCTTTGTGTAAAGACCAATGTCAACTATCAAGTTGTTGCATGTTTTGTGCTCCAAAACGAATGTCAATCAGAC ATTCAGGAAGCTCTTGTAATTCTAAAGTCTTGGACACCTGGCTGGAACCCAATGTTTTTCATGACTGACAAATGTGAAGCTGAAATAAATGCTGTTGAAAGTAGTTTtcaag AGATGGGTTTCACTTTACCGATTGGGAAAGATGCGTGTGCCAATTGGTACGAACAATGGGGTTGA
- the LOC113475317 gene encoding uncharacterized protein LOC113475317, which translates to MTFNFDKCHGITLKIEKEDEDRFNKKKVRPFQAVTTQAGSSHSSGFSPRIKGKIHPPKNLYFKKKENHTSKYLHFFIIVYGSKTECEVSLISIVYVILYSASLRFTFEQHRKKRGGTEGESGGGTECWR; encoded by the exons atgacatttaacTTTGACAAATGCCACGgcattactttaaaaat TGAAAAAGAAGATGAAGATcggtttaacaaaaaaaaggtCAGGCCATTTCAGGCTGTCACGACTCAAGCTGGGTCGTCTCACTCGAGTGGGTTCTCGCCAAGAATCAAGGGGAAG attcatcccccaaaaaatttgtattttaaaaag AAAGAAAATCATACCAGCAAATACTTACATTTCTTTATCATAGTTTATGGCAGCAAGACAGAATGCGAGGTAAGTTTAATATCAATTGTATATGTGATTCTTTATTCTGCATCGCTAAGATTTACATTTGAACAACACAGAAAGAAAAGAGGTGGTACAGAGGGAGAGAGCGGTGGAGGTACAGAGTGTTGGAGGTAG